Proteins encoded together in one Psychrobacter sanguinis window:
- a CDS encoding nucleoside deaminase → MITGTDKIHLQRCVALAAEAVEAGDSPFGSVLVSGSGEVLREDRNRVNSVEPTYHPELALAQWAAENMTQAQRSEAVVYTSGEHCAMCSAAHAWAGLGRIVYISSSQQLQQWQQEQGIQADSPINSLSINEVAPDIKAEGPVAGFDEQVKALHQRVWQQRTSKV, encoded by the coding sequence ATGATAACTGGCACCGATAAAATTCATTTACAACGTTGTGTGGCATTAGCGGCGGAAGCAGTCGAGGCAGGTGATTCGCCCTTTGGTAGTGTGTTGGTATCAGGCAGTGGTGAGGTTTTAAGAGAAGACCGTAACCGTGTTAATAGTGTCGAGCCCACTTATCACCCTGAGCTAGCACTGGCTCAGTGGGCAGCAGAAAATATGACTCAAGCGCAGCGAAGTGAGGCGGTGGTTTATACCTCAGGTGAGCATTGCGCCATGTGTTCAGCGGCGCACGCCTGGGCAGGCTTGGGACGTATTGTCTATATCAGCTCATCGCAACAATTGCAGCAGTGGCAACAAGAGCAAGGTATACAAGCTGATTCTCCAATCAATAGCCTAAGTATAAATGAAGTCGCTCCTGATATTAAGGCGGAAGGCCCAGTAGCAGGGTTTGATGAGCAAGTAAAAGCTTTACATCAACGTGTGTGGCAACAGCGCACCTCTAAAGTTTAA
- the argE gene encoding acetylornithine deacetylase produces the protein MSISEQSTTYPSQSVEWLKRLIAFDTVSRHSNLALIEEVQAYCISLGLEPVLTFNDTTDREHSSNKANQSKANLFVSVPAGGGLADTASATIKGGIVLSGHTDVVPVDGQDWLSDPFKAEIRGDKLYGRGACDMKGFIACALNLLPQAVALSQQGQLRKPLHLALSFDEEVGCLGAPLMLEELSQRGINPDYCIVGEPSSMKMVVAHKGISVFRCSVHGKSAHSSLTHQGINAISYAAKLIGFIDELASQLAQSDQVDPMFDVPYSTLSIGTIEGGTATNIVPNLCEFTFDYRNLPSMGTQDILPVIKQRITELNQQMQQVDSQTGIKIEQLESVPAMTDTESEALQQLIAGLVQSSVRHKVAYATEGGQFTNAGIATVICGPGSIEQAHKADEYVELAQLAECDDFLQKLLQSLQS, from the coding sequence ATGAGTATCTCAGAACAGAGCACTACGTATCCCAGTCAAAGTGTAGAGTGGTTAAAAAGGTTGATAGCCTTTGATACCGTGAGTCGCCACTCTAACTTGGCACTGATTGAAGAGGTACAGGCGTATTGTATTAGCTTGGGGCTTGAGCCGGTGCTGACCTTTAATGACACTACAGATAGGGAGCATTCTTCCAATAAGGCTAACCAAAGTAAAGCCAACTTATTTGTCAGCGTGCCAGCCGGTGGCGGATTAGCAGATACTGCCTCAGCCACTATTAAAGGAGGTATCGTACTTTCAGGGCATACTGATGTGGTGCCTGTTGATGGTCAAGACTGGCTTTCAGATCCTTTTAAAGCTGAGATTCGCGGTGATAAGCTGTATGGTCGCGGTGCGTGCGATATGAAAGGGTTTATTGCCTGTGCCTTAAACTTGCTGCCCCAAGCAGTAGCATTGTCTCAACAAGGTCAATTGAGAAAACCACTTCATTTGGCGTTGTCATTTGATGAAGAGGTGGGTTGTCTTGGCGCACCGCTGATGCTTGAGGAATTAAGTCAGCGTGGAATAAATCCAGATTACTGTATTGTTGGTGAGCCTTCTTCCATGAAAATGGTAGTAGCACATAAGGGCATTTCCGTGTTCCGTTGCTCAGTGCATGGCAAATCAGCACATTCATCGTTGACGCATCAAGGAATCAACGCTATAAGCTATGCGGCGAAACTAATTGGATTTATTGATGAGCTTGCGAGTCAATTGGCTCAGTCCGATCAAGTGGATCCTATGTTTGATGTACCTTACTCGACGCTATCTATCGGCACAATTGAAGGTGGTACCGCGACTAATATTGTGCCCAATCTGTGTGAGTTTACCTTTGATTATCGTAACCTGCCGAGTATGGGCACCCAAGATATTTTACCGGTGATTAAACAAAGAATAACCGAGCTTAATCAGCAAATGCAGCAAGTAGATAGCCAAACAGGCATTAAGATTGAGCAGTTAGAAAGTGTGCCGGCCATGACCGATACTGAAAGTGAAGCATTGCAACAGCTTATTGCAGGTTTGGTACAGTCCTCAGTAAGGCATAAAGTGGCTTATGCTACTGAAGGTGGACAGTTTACCAATGCAGGTATTGCCACTGTCATCTGTGGCCCAGGTAGCATAGAACAGGCCCACAAGGCCGATGAATATGTTGAGCTGGCTCAATTGGCCGAGTGCGATGACTTTTTGCAAAAATTACTACAGTCGCTACAAAGCTAG
- a CDS encoding LysE family translocator, translating into MSGSTFLLFFFSTFLLSATPGPNMLLAFQYGLNHGVRQTFWVLLGLSFGLLILLVSALLGIDIISRQMPWLLTMLKVVGALYLLYLGIQTWRNAGDNDSFAVDAAIIDSDATNSDTNTINTVTRKLSPRNKPPSMIKTPWQRFRQGMWVSLSNPKAILFFAAFFPKFINFNAVLWPQYVILTLGFFTSEITWQIIYTLGGTKLAGWLGSGSRLLWLNRLCGLIFMLIALALAWEVMLQS; encoded by the coding sequence ATGAGTGGCTCGACTTTTTTATTGTTCTTTTTTAGTACTTTTTTACTTTCAGCCACACCCGGCCCTAATATGTTATTGGCTTTCCAGTATGGTCTAAATCATGGGGTACGCCAAACGTTTTGGGTATTATTAGGCTTAAGCTTTGGCCTATTGATATTACTGGTCTCGGCACTGCTTGGTATTGATATTATCAGTCGTCAAATGCCTTGGTTACTGACCATGCTAAAGGTAGTGGGTGCATTGTATCTACTGTATCTTGGCATACAGACTTGGCGAAATGCTGGGGACAATGATAGTTTTGCTGTTGATGCGGCTATCATTGATAGCGATGCTACAAATAGCGATACCAATACCATCAATACCGTTACTCGCAAGCTATCACCACGAAATAAACCGCCTTCAATGATAAAAACCCCTTGGCAACGGTTCCGCCAAGGTATGTGGGTCTCGTTATCAAATCCCAAAGCTATTTTATTCTTTGCCGCTTTTTTTCCAAAGTTCATCAACTTTAATGCGGTGCTATGGCCTCAGTATGTAATATTAACCCTAGGATTCTTTACCAGCGAGATAACTTGGCAGATAATCTATACTTTAGGCGGCACCAAGCTCGCAGGATGGCTTGGTAGTGGGTCACGACTGCTATGGCTTAATAGACTGTGTGGTTTGATATTTATGCTGATTGCTTTGGCCCTAGCATGGGAAGTAATGTTACAGTCATAA